The following proteins come from a genomic window of Triticum aestivum cultivar Chinese Spring chromosome 6A, IWGSC CS RefSeq v2.1, whole genome shotgun sequence:
- the LOC123128048 gene encoding E3 ubiquitin-protein ligase Os04g0590900, whose protein sequence is MAAMFNPPPAPMALGPQPTWMPYEPTRDCSQGLCSMYCPQWCYFIFPPPPPVFDIAGPSGDGDDSSGPAFSPLVIAIIGVLASAFLLVSYYTIISKYCGTFSSLRNRLFGPGAGRGGGGGGGGDGRGDSRGQEEWEVAPSDGMDETLISKITVCKYKRGDGFVDSTDCSVCLGEFRDGESLRLLPKCSHAFHLLCIDTWLKSHSNCPLCRCNIAFVAVGMVSPEPEGRAAPAPREDRRGSQEFALTIDDYSSGQAREEPQTVPSSNGGDNQEAKDRPGRSEAANGVVVEIREDGAAPPAPARAPPSTPDTQREARMSIADVLQASPEDERTVAREGGLPQAGSSRRCHGEHSKDGGGRAAPDAPTKKLPPAGRSCFSGKGGGRGKDPGPPV, encoded by the coding sequence ATGGCCGCAATGTTCAATCCTCCTCCGGCTCCGATGGCTCTTGGGCCGCAGCCGACGTGGATGCCCTACGAGCCGACGAGGGATTGCTCCCAGGGCCTGTGCAGCATGTACTGCCCGCAGTGGTGCTACTTCATCTTCCCGCCCCCGCCGCCGGTCTTCGACATCGCCGGCCccagcggcgacggcgacgactccTCCGGCCCCGCCTTCTCGCCCCTCGTCATCGCCATCATAGGGGTGCTCGCCAGCGCCTTCCTCCTCGTCAGCTACTACACCATCATCTCCAAGTACTGCGGCACCTTCAGCTCCCTGCGGAACAGACTCTTTGGCCCCGGCGCCGGCCGCGGcgggggtggcgggggcggcggcgacggccgcggCGATTCCAGGGGCCAGGAGGAGTGGGAGGTCGCGCCGTCGGACGGGATGGACGAGACGCTGATCAGCAAGATCACCGTGTGCAAGTACAAGCGCGGCGACGGGTTCGTCGACTCCACCGACTGCTCCGTCTGCCTGGGCGAGTTCCGGGACGGCGAGAGCCTGCGGCTGCTGCCCAAGTGCAGCCACGCCTTTCACCTGCTGTGCATCGACACCTGGCTCAAGTCGCACTCCAACTGCCCGCTCTGCCGCTGCAACATCGCCTTCGTCGCCGTCGGCATGGTTTCGCCGGAGCCGGAGGGCCGTGCTGCGCCTGCGCCACGGGAGGACCGGAGAGGCAGCCAAGAATTCGCTCTGACGATCGACGACTACTCCTCCGGGCAAGCGCGCGAAGAGCCACAGACCGTGCCGAGCAGCAACGGCGGCGACAATCAGGAGGCTAAGGATCGCCCGGGGAGATCCGAGGCGGCCAATGGCGTAGTGGTCGAGATCAGAGAGgacggcgccgccccgccggcccCGGCCAGGGCGCCGCCGTCGACGCCGGACACGCAGCGTGAAGCCCGCATGTCCATTGCCGACGTGCTGCAGGCCAGCCCAGAAGACGAGCGTACGGTGGCCAGGGAGGGCGGCCTCCCGCAGGCAGGCTCCTCGAGGCGGTGCCACGGGGAGCACAGCAAGGACGGCGGCGGCCGAGCAGCGCCGGATGCACCGACGAAGAAGCTGCCGCCGGCTGGCAGGTCGTGCTTCAGCGGCAAGGGTGGCGGAAGAGGGAAGGATCCAGGCCCTCCAGTGTGA